In Zingiber officinale cultivar Zhangliang chromosome 3B, Zo_v1.1, whole genome shotgun sequence, a single window of DNA contains:
- the LOC122056393 gene encoding SPX domain-containing protein 1-like, with product MSRKQKAVNLHHHLIQKTHRLILQCLVKILKKYDKRTAALIRQSFIEKVLQQPFFTTDLLYKLVKECVAMLDHLFPSNNLSISAECDGQNGVPKPTQSGGRVPELEEIKYMQSLYMKSTVAALRSLKQIRSKSSTVKTD from the exons ATGTCAAGGAAACAAAAGGCAGTCAATCTGCATCAtcatctaattcaaaaaactcatAGGCTTATCCTGCAAT GTCTAGTGAAAATACTGAAGAAGTATGACAAGAGAACAGCAGCACTTATCAGGCAGTCCTTCATCGAAAAGGTGCTGCAGCAGCCATTCTTTACAACTGATCTCCTATACAAACTCGTGAAGGAGTGTGTGGCTATGCTCGACCACCTCTTCCCCAGCAACAACCTGTCAATTTCAGCAGAATGCGACGGACAAAATGGAGTGCCAAAGCCGACACAATCAGGTGGGAGGGTTCCAGAGTTGGAGGAGATTAAATATATGCAGAGCTTATACATGAAGAGCACCGTAGCAGCGCTGCGGTCCTTGAAACAGATTAGGAGCAAAAGTTCAACAGTCAAAACAgattag